The following are encoded in a window of Peromyscus maniculatus bairdii isolate BWxNUB_F1_BW_parent chromosome X, HU_Pman_BW_mat_3.1, whole genome shotgun sequence genomic DNA:
- the Atp6ap2 gene encoding renin receptor isoform X2 codes for MALFVALLSLLVTGVLGNEFSILRSPGSVVFRNGNWPIPGDRIPDVAALSMGFSVKEDLSWPGLAVGNLFHRPRATVLVMVKGVEKLALPAGGVISYPLENAVPFTLDGVANSIHSLFSEETPVVLQLAPSEEADLLFLSELQVLRDISSLLSRHKHLAKDHSPDLYSLELAGLDELGKRYGEDSEQFRDASRILVDALQKFADDMYSLYGGNAVVELVTVKSFDTSLVRKSRTILEVEEEITEIPYNLAYKYNLEYSVVFNMVLWIMIGLALAVIIVSYNIWNMDPGYDSIIYRMTNQKIRMD; via the exons ATGGCTCTGTTCGTCGCTCTCCTGTCCTTGCTGGTGACGG GTGTTTTAGGGAATGAATTTAGCATATTAAGATCGCCAGGGTCGGTTGTTTTCCGAAATGGAAATTGGCCTATACCAGGAGATCGAATCCCAGATGTGGCTGCACTGTCCATGGGCTTCTCTGTGAAAGAA GACCTGTCTTGGCCAGGGCTTGCGGTGGGGAACCTGTTCCACCGGCCACGGGCAACCGTTCTGGTGATGGTGAAGGGCGTGGAGAAGCTGGCTCTCCCCGCGGGCGGTGTCATCTCCTACCCTCTGGAGAAT GCAGTTCCTTTTACTCTTGACGGGGTTGCAAATTCCATTCACTCCTTATTTTCGGAAGAAACTCCTGTAGTTTTGCAGTTGGCTCCCAGTGAGGAA GCTGACCTGCTCTTTCTTTCTGAACTGCAAGTGCTCCGTGACATTTCGAGTTTG TTGTCTCGTCATAAGCATCTAGCCAAGGATCATTCTCCCGACTTGTATTCACTGGAGCTGGCGGGTTTGGATGAACTTGGGAAGCGCTATGGGGAAGACTCTGAACAATTCAGGGATGCTTCTAGGATCCTTGTGGATGCTCTCCAAAAG TTTGCAGATGACATGTACAGTCTCTATGGTGGGAATGCAGTGGTCGAGTTAGTGACTGTCAAATCATTTGACACGTCCCTTGTGAGGAAGTCAAGGACCATCCTTGAAGTAGAAGAAGAG ATTACCGAAATTCCCTATAACCTTGCATATAAGTATAATTTGGAGTATTCAGTGGTTTTCAACATGGTACTGTGGATTATGATCGGCTTGGCCTTGGCTGTGATTATCGTCTCTTACAACATTTGGAATATGGATCCTGGATATGATAGCATCATTTATAGGATGACAAACCAGAAGATTCGAATGGATTGA
- the Atp6ap2 gene encoding renin receptor isoform X1 produces MALFVALLSLLVTGVLGNEFSILRSPGSVVFRNGNWPIPGDRIPDVAALSMGFSVKEDLSWPGLAVGNLFHRPRATVLVMVKGVEKLALPAGGVISYPLENAVPFTLDGVANSIHSLFSEETPVVLQLAPSEERVYMVGKANSVFEDLSVTLRQLRNRLFQENSVLTSLPLNSLSRNNEADLLFLSELQVLRDISSLLSRHKHLAKDHSPDLYSLELAGLDELGKRYGEDSEQFRDASRILVDALQKFADDMYSLYGGNAVVELVTVKSFDTSLVRKSRTILEVEEEITEIPYNLAYKYNLEYSVVFNMVLWIMIGLALAVIIVSYNIWNMDPGYDSIIYRMTNQKIRMD; encoded by the exons ATGGCTCTGTTCGTCGCTCTCCTGTCCTTGCTGGTGACGG GTGTTTTAGGGAATGAATTTAGCATATTAAGATCGCCAGGGTCGGTTGTTTTCCGAAATGGAAATTGGCCTATACCAGGAGATCGAATCCCAGATGTGGCTGCACTGTCCATGGGCTTCTCTGTGAAAGAA GACCTGTCTTGGCCAGGGCTTGCGGTGGGGAACCTGTTCCACCGGCCACGGGCAACCGTTCTGGTGATGGTGAAGGGCGTGGAGAAGCTGGCTCTCCCCGCGGGCGGTGTCATCTCCTACCCTCTGGAGAAT GCAGTTCCTTTTACTCTTGACGGGGTTGCAAATTCCATTCACTCCTTATTTTCGGAAGAAACTCCTGTAGTTTTGCAGTTGGCTCCCAGTGAGGAA AGAGTGTATATGGTGGGGAAAGCAAACTCCGTTTTTGAAGACCTTTCAGTCACATTACGGCAGTTACGTAATCGCCTGTTTCAAGAAAACTCCGTTCTCACCTCTCTTCCCCTCAATTCTCTGAGTAGGAATAACGAA GCTGACCTGCTCTTTCTTTCTGAACTGCAAGTGCTCCGTGACATTTCGAGTTTG TTGTCTCGTCATAAGCATCTAGCCAAGGATCATTCTCCCGACTTGTATTCACTGGAGCTGGCGGGTTTGGATGAACTTGGGAAGCGCTATGGGGAAGACTCTGAACAATTCAGGGATGCTTCTAGGATCCTTGTGGATGCTCTCCAAAAG TTTGCAGATGACATGTACAGTCTCTATGGTGGGAATGCAGTGGTCGAGTTAGTGACTGTCAAATCATTTGACACGTCCCTTGTGAGGAAGTCAAGGACCATCCTTGAAGTAGAAGAAGAG ATTACCGAAATTCCCTATAACCTTGCATATAAGTATAATTTGGAGTATTCAGTGGTTTTCAACATGGTACTGTGGATTATGATCGGCTTGGCCTTGGCTGTGATTATCGTCTCTTACAACATTTGGAATATGGATCCTGGATATGATAGCATCATTTATAGGATGACAAACCAGAAGATTCGAATGGATTGA